The Gemmata palustris genome includes a region encoding these proteins:
- a CDS encoding potassium channel family protein: MERPVLLCGLGRVGWRVLDSLRAAGLPVVVIDIKVDPGDPRLAGVTAFKGDCRRHELLEQAGIKDARGVVIVTSDDLVNISTALLARKLNPTARVVVRMFNQNLIARFGGAVKNTVALSVSALIAPVMALTAVTGDTLGAFKLDDGPRQISELVAAADSELIGKRVADLAAEHNFVPLAFVPAHGAPQFLLAVNSDATLSPGDRLIVCGPPLALQKLLERLRGDLLAGVQWASALRRWVRTARRTLLEVDLSVKIITPVLFTTLFMSTLIFRYGVGTAWGDGLYQTVSIIATGGELHGENKPEWVKVFISILKLAGAALIAGFTAILTNYLIRARLGGALEVRRVPDGGHVVVCGLGNVGYRLVQELTTMGERIVAIDKENDGPFFETVRRMGVPVFVGDATVPEVLRQVRADSAKAVIAATSSELGNIEIALLVREMNPKQRVVVRLSEPEFAEAVREAAEIRNAMSVPALAAPAFASALYGDSVQTLVSAVGHTLVVIDLLVNDADDPLNGKSLRAIVLDYALLPVALSGRDLSDTRGYRLKVGDKLTVVAELPDYERLLRLQQPVTASRVVVDAFPPTATGVLATHVRLQRGCTVEEASATMAAVPFVLRDGLTRGEAQELTEQLEREKVVTRIE, translated from the coding sequence ATGGAACGGCCGGTGCTGCTGTGCGGGCTGGGGCGCGTCGGCTGGCGCGTGCTCGATTCGCTCCGGGCCGCCGGGCTGCCGGTCGTTGTGATCGACATCAAGGTCGATCCCGGTGACCCGCGCCTGGCCGGGGTCACCGCGTTCAAAGGCGACTGCCGGCGGCACGAACTGCTCGAACAGGCCGGCATCAAAGACGCGCGCGGGGTCGTGATCGTCACGTCCGATGATCTGGTCAACATCTCCACCGCTCTGCTCGCGCGCAAACTGAACCCGACCGCCCGCGTGGTGGTCCGCATGTTCAACCAGAACCTGATCGCGCGGTTCGGCGGCGCGGTGAAGAACACGGTTGCGCTCAGCGTGTCCGCACTCATCGCGCCGGTCATGGCGCTCACCGCGGTGACCGGCGATACCCTCGGGGCGTTCAAACTCGATGACGGCCCGCGGCAAATTTCCGAACTCGTCGCGGCCGCGGACTCGGAGCTGATCGGGAAGCGCGTCGCGGACCTCGCGGCCGAACACAACTTCGTTCCGCTCGCGTTCGTACCGGCTCACGGCGCCCCGCAATTTCTTCTAGCGGTCAATAGCGACGCCACCTTGTCGCCCGGCGACCGACTCATTGTCTGCGGGCCGCCGCTCGCGCTCCAAAAACTGCTGGAGCGGCTCCGCGGCGACCTGCTCGCCGGGGTACAGTGGGCGAGCGCGCTCCGCCGGTGGGTCCGTACCGCCCGGCGCACGCTCCTCGAAGTCGATCTCTCGGTGAAGATCATCACGCCGGTGCTGTTTACCACACTGTTCATGAGTACACTGATCTTCCGTTACGGCGTCGGCACCGCGTGGGGCGACGGGTTGTACCAGACGGTCAGCATCATCGCGACCGGCGGCGAACTGCACGGCGAGAACAAGCCGGAATGGGTGAAGGTGTTCATTAGCATCTTGAAACTGGCCGGCGCCGCACTCATCGCGGGGTTCACCGCCATTCTCACGAACTACCTCATTCGCGCGCGCCTGGGCGGTGCGCTCGAAGTGCGCCGGGTGCCGGACGGGGGGCACGTCGTTGTGTGCGGTCTGGGGAACGTCGGTTACCGGCTGGTACAGGAACTCACCACGATGGGCGAGCGCATCGTGGCCATCGACAAGGAGAACGATGGGCCGTTCTTCGAGACCGTTCGGCGCATGGGTGTTCCCGTGTTCGTCGGCGACGCGACCGTGCCGGAGGTGCTGCGCCAGGTCCGGGCGGACTCCGCGAAAGCCGTGATCGCGGCCACGTCGAGCGAACTCGGCAACATTGAAATCGCGCTCCTGGTGCGCGAGATGAATCCGAAGCAGCGGGTCGTGGTGCGCCTCAGCGAGCCGGAGTTCGCGGAGGCCGTGCGCGAGGCGGCCGAGATCCGAAACGCGATGTCGGTCCCCGCGCTCGCGGCCCCGGCGTTCGCGTCCGCACTCTACGGCGACAGCGTGCAAACACTCGTGTCCGCCGTCGGGCACACACTGGTCGTCATCGACCTGCTCGTGAACGACGCCGATGACCCCCTGAACGGCAAATCGCTGCGAGCGATCGTGCTCGATTACGCGCTGCTGCCCGTTGCCCTTTCGGGCCGCGACCTGAGCGACACGCGCGGCTATCGGCTGAAGGTGGGCGACAAACTCACCGTTGTGGCCGAGTTGCCCGACTACGAGCGCCTCCTGCGGCTCCAACAGCCCGTCACCGCGAGTCGCGTTGTGGTCGATGCGTTCCCCCCGACGGCCACGGGGGTGCTGGCCACGCACGTCCGGCTCCAGCGCGGCTGCACGGTCGAAGAAGCCAGCGCGACGATGGCGGCGGTGCCGTTCGTACTCCGCGACGGCTTAACGCGAGGGGAGGCACAAGAATTAACCGAACAACTGGAGCGCGAAAAAGTGGTCACGCGGATTGAGTAA
- a CDS encoding (2Fe-2S)-binding protein, which yields MNLDDKVCYCFHVSRRKLVNWVRHNAPKVPSQLSMCGGAGTGCGWCIPFLKQIFKQGTGPGAGCASCVATPDDAIDALTPEEYAALRAEYVKAGNGTPPPGAEPLPEVNSEGP from the coding sequence ATGAATCTGGACGATAAAGTTTGTTACTGCTTTCACGTGTCGCGCCGGAAGCTGGTGAACTGGGTGCGGCACAACGCGCCGAAGGTACCGAGCCAGCTCTCGATGTGCGGCGGGGCGGGCACCGGCTGCGGGTGGTGCATCCCGTTCTTGAAGCAGATTTTCAAGCAGGGAACCGGACCGGGCGCCGGCTGTGCATCGTGTGTCGCGACCCCGGATGACGCGATCGATGCGCTCACGCCGGAGGAGTACGCAGCGCTCCGTGCGGAATACGTGAAGGCCGGCAACGGTACGCCCCCGCCGGGTGCGGAGCCGTTACCGGAAGTGAACAGTGAGGGGCCGTGA
- a CDS encoding RNA polymerase sigma factor encodes MPREEPTLLAAHIRRVFAPEIEVLTDAELIGRFAEHRNATAFEALVWRHGPMVWATCRRVLRHQHDVEDAFQATFLALARAAKSIGTRPVVGGWLHRVATNAALKLKAGRRAAELTADVPARLESDSGNLAGIVDEELGRLPERMRAAFVLCCLEGMTSAEAARELGCPVGTVDSRLHAARARLRDRLTRRGFGPGAMAGLVLVAAPPATSVATAIGTGTGAPPRPTVDALANHVSRIMTSGVRTMKRVIAATLVGVFTSAVWAFGGFGDVPTPAPKAEPPSVPAARPPVVPAVPGGAPVAARPRQPGGVLGDRLGEYLTIEGAGVEGGKVETGSLVVDTVNGKKLDKPVTVLVRGLDYPAMTTRSINLPAKQRYVLKGYESGEMIGTPSGLLDAAKEQGRTDVLLSQAVWRWRPYFVARIAVEPKGLELPK; translated from the coding sequence ATGCCGAGAGAGGAACCGACGCTTCTGGCTGCCCACATCCGCAGGGTGTTCGCGCCCGAGATCGAGGTACTAACGGATGCGGAACTCATCGGGCGGTTCGCCGAGCACCGGAACGCGACCGCGTTCGAGGCGCTGGTGTGGCGCCACGGGCCGATGGTTTGGGCCACGTGCCGCCGCGTCCTCCGGCACCAGCACGACGTCGAGGACGCTTTCCAGGCTACCTTTCTCGCCCTCGCTCGGGCCGCAAAGTCGATCGGCACCCGGCCGGTCGTTGGTGGGTGGCTGCACCGGGTCGCGACGAATGCCGCTCTGAAGCTGAAAGCGGGTCGAAGGGCGGCCGAGTTGACAGCCGACGTTCCCGCGCGACTCGAATCCGATTCCGGGAACCTGGCCGGGATCGTGGACGAGGAGCTGGGTCGACTCCCGGAGCGGATGAGAGCGGCATTCGTCTTGTGCTGTCTGGAGGGCATGACCAGCGCGGAGGCGGCCCGCGAACTCGGGTGCCCGGTCGGGACGGTCGATTCGCGCCTACACGCGGCTCGCGCCCGGCTCCGAGACCGACTGACCCGCCGCGGCTTCGGCCCCGGGGCAATGGCCGGACTTGTACTGGTTGCCGCTCCTCCGGCGACCAGTGTGGCAACCGCCATCGGTACCGGAACCGGTGCCCCACCCCGCCCCACAGTGGATGCGTTGGCGAATCACGTGAGCCGAATTATGACGAGTGGAGTGAGAACCATGAAAAGAGTGATAGCAGCAACGCTGGTCGGCGTGTTCACCAGCGCGGTCTGGGCGTTCGGCGGTTTTGGGGACGTCCCAACTCCCGCGCCAAAAGCGGAACCGCCGAGCGTTCCGGCCGCTCGGCCCCCTGTCGTGCCCGCCGTCCCGGGCGGCGCGCCGGTGGCGGCCCGGCCGCGTCAGCCCGGTGGCGTCCTCGGGGACCGGCTGGGAGAATATCTGACCATTGAGGGGGCTGGTGTAGAGGGCGGGAAAGTCGAGACCGGATCACTGGTGGTGGACACGGTGAACGGCAAGAAACTAGACAAGCCGGTCACGGTCTTGGTTCGCGGCCTCGACTACCCGGCCATGACGACACGATCGATCAACCTTCCGGCCAAGCAGCGGTACGTTCTGAAGGGGTACGAGTCCGGGGAGATGATCGGAACCCCGTCCGGGCTCCTGGACGCCGCGAAGGAGCAAGGGCGAACGGACGTGCTCCTGAGTCAAGCCGTGTGGCGGTGGCGCCCCTATTTCGTCGCCCGCATCGCGGTCGAGCCGAAGGGACTGGAACTTCCCAAGTAA